TGAAAAACTTGAAGAAAAAGAGCTTTCTCATACAGGTATAACAAAACTAAAAGTAGTAAAAAATATGCATGAAAGAAAAGCAGAAATGGCAGCAAATGCTGATGCTTTTGTAGCTTTTGCTGGTGGTGCTGGAACTTTAGAAGAGATATTTGAAGTTTGGACTTGGGCGCAACTTGGATTTCATAATAAACCTTGTGTATTTTATAATACAAATGGATACTACAATAGCCTTTTTGATATGATGGATAATATGGTAAAAGAGGGCTTTTTAAAACAACAATACGTTGATATGCTTATAAAAACAGATGATAAAGAGACTATGTTAAAAGCATTGAAAGAGTACAAAGCTCCAACTCAAAAATGGTAAAATAAAAAAGAGTTTTCTCTTTTTTATTTATGATTTTCAACTGTATGTACTTTTTTATCTGAGCTTGCTTGTAGCTTCAAAGCCTCTTTATGATTCTTATAGTGTTCTCTTACACAATTTGCAAGTTTAGTTTTAGTGTTTATATCTACTAATCCACTTTCTTCTATATTATCAACTAGATTTTGAACTAACTCATCTTGAGGTTTTATCACTTTTTCTTTCCATGATAAAAGAAGATTTTTATTTATAAATTTAGGAAGTGACCCCATAATTCCTCTATCATTTTGATTATGTGCTAAAAGTCCTGCTGTTGTTCCTCTATCTAAAGTCAGAACTTGAAATAAGTATAAAGTGTGATAGTCTAGTTGCATTTGTTTATCTTCATTTGAAATAGTTGTTCTTTTATCTTTTGCATTTGATAATATCTCTATATATGTATCTATTACTTTTTCTCCAAACTCTTTAGCAAAAGTATAATCATCTTTTTCATTACTTGTGTAATAATTTTCTAAATAGAAGTGACTTACACCTCTGTGTTTATTTAGTGCAGGAATAAAAAAGTATTTATCACCTTGCTCTTTTGCTTCGTCATATTTATCTTTTGATACTTCTTTTAGTGCTTTTTCAAAGTATTTTTTATCTTCTTTATTCTTAATACTTGGGTTTAAATCTGCCATTATTCTATAATAGCTTTGCTCATCTCTTAATTGCGTATATGATATATGCATATGAATTGAAGGAAGG
This genomic window from Arcobacter sp. CECT 8986 contains:
- a CDS encoding TIGR00730 family Rossman fold protein, producing MRIAVFCGSGAGNDEKYINEIKSLGEFFAKNNIELVYGGGKVGLMGAIADSVMQNGGKVYGVIPEKLEEKELSHTGITKLKVVKNMHERKAEMAANADAFVAFAGGAGTLEEIFEVWTWAQLGFHNKPCVFYNTNGYYNSLFDMMDNMVKEGFLKQQYVDMLIKTDDKETMLKALKEYKAPTQKW
- a CDS encoding coproporphyrinogen III oxidase; this translates as MNIIFSDDIKAKEALKLVKELQERFVNKLNTLSKVNFEEVFWQRDEGKLGGGSRFEARDFEFFNTASVNVSQVHYPNKDKRLKSATAISTIIHPNNPHLPSIHMHISYTQLRDEQSYYRIMADLNPSIKNKEDKKYFEKALKEVSKDKYDEAKEQGDKYFFIPALNKHRGVSHFYLENYYTSNEKDDYTFAKEFGEKVIDTYIEILSNAKDKRTTISNEDKQMQLDYHTLYLFQVLTLDRGTTAGLLAHNQNDRGIMGSLPKFINKNLLLSWKEKVIKPQDELVQNLVDNIEESGLVDINTKTKLANCVREHYKNHKEALKLQASSDKKVHTVENHK